One Streptomyces sp. NBC_00554 DNA segment encodes these proteins:
- a CDS encoding TetR/AcrR family transcriptional regulator, producing MALKLVDEVGVQALTLRMLADTLESGTATLYRHFSGKDELLTHVVDRIFGEVRVPSEALDGLSWREAATLGAEAFYDTLCRHPNALPLLVAQVPVGPNGLVNRERILGLLLSHGFSIGLAARAFTALGHYVVGFAIQQHGPGAARPEDEAQLRDYYRSLDPAAYPATTAAAEELTSVPLREEFRFGLDLLLDGIERVRRAESD from the coding sequence GTGGCACTGAAACTCGTGGACGAGGTCGGAGTTCAGGCACTCACCCTGCGGATGCTGGCAGACACTCTGGAGTCGGGTACGGCGACGCTCTACCGGCACTTCAGTGGCAAGGACGAACTGCTGACCCATGTGGTCGACCGGATCTTCGGCGAGGTGAGGGTTCCGTCGGAAGCCCTGGACGGTCTGTCCTGGCGTGAAGCCGCGACATTGGGCGCGGAGGCCTTCTACGACACCCTGTGCCGGCATCCCAACGCGCTGCCCCTGCTGGTGGCGCAGGTGCCCGTCGGCCCCAACGGCCTCGTCAACCGTGAGCGCATCCTCGGACTGCTCCTGAGCCATGGATTCTCGATCGGCCTGGCCGCCCGCGCCTTCACCGCACTCGGCCACTACGTCGTCGGCTTCGCCATCCAGCAGCACGGCCCCGGAGCCGCGCGACCCGAGGACGAGGCGCAACTGCGGGACTACTACCGCTCCCTTGATCCGGCCGCCTACCCGGCCACGACGGCCGCGGCCGAGGAGCTGACCTCCGTGCCGCTGCGCGAGGAGTTCCGGTTCGGGCTGGATCTGCTGCTCGACGGGATTGAACGGGTCAGGCGAGCGGAATCGGATTGA
- a CDS encoding YoaK family protein, with protein sequence MSVALRDAWTTMVPDLRGRHGPLPPLMLALTVVTGLVDAFSYLLLGHVFVANMTGNVVFFGFAIIGAAGFSLAASLAALAAFAVGALLGGRVAHRARHRGRLLHQALVLETLLILVAYVIAQTVGAPYAGVARYGLIALLGLGLGVQNATSRALAVPDLTTTVLTLTITGIASDSRAAGGSGGKAGRRTLSTVAMLVGALVGAAAALHGAPALPLLIATVLLAAVTVAAFKLTGSGAAWTAPL encoded by the coding sequence ATGTCTGTCGCCTTGCGGGACGCATGGACCACCATGGTCCCCGACTTGAGGGGACGGCACGGCCCTCTCCCGCCACTGATGCTCGCGCTGACGGTGGTGACCGGGCTTGTGGACGCCTTCAGCTATCTGCTGCTGGGGCATGTCTTCGTCGCCAACATGACCGGCAACGTCGTCTTCTTCGGCTTCGCCATCATCGGCGCCGCCGGATTCTCCCTGGCCGCCTCGCTGGCGGCGCTTGCCGCGTTCGCCGTCGGCGCCCTGCTGGGCGGCCGCGTCGCGCACCGGGCCCGTCACCGCGGGCGTTTGCTGCACCAAGCGCTGGTGCTGGAGACGCTCCTCATTCTGGTCGCGTACGTCATCGCCCAGACCGTCGGCGCCCCGTACGCGGGCGTCGCCCGTTACGGGCTGATCGCGCTCCTCGGGCTCGGTCTGGGCGTCCAGAACGCCACATCCCGAGCCCTTGCCGTCCCCGACCTGACCACGACTGTATTGACCCTCACCATCACCGGCATCGCCTCCGACAGCCGAGCCGCCGGAGGCAGCGGCGGCAAGGCCGGACGGCGTACCCTCTCCACGGTCGCCATGCTCGTCGGCGCCCTTGTCGGCGCCGCCGCAGCTCTGCACGGCGCCCCTGCCCTGCCCCTTCTGATTGCCACCGTGCTCCTCGCGGCAGTCACAGTCGCCGCGTTCAAGCTGACCGGATCCGGCGCCGCCTGGACTGCTCCGCTGTGA
- a CDS encoding long-chain fatty acid--CoA ligase: protein MENTTMCALMQQTISEHGDAVALRDADSKSVLTWREYGQRVERVARGQPPRARPPTQTATASARLPRVLGDSTGGRVLTYLPDAHVVNRFSAHYAPMALQSTTVTLNEPTRLLEILQQVRPTEFVGVPMLWYRIIGSIQAGLDQQSGLKGSLARWALRTGRARAQATLVGRGRPPRSRLPELVADRLLLARIRRQIGLDQAGSVITGSAPLDQDAMVFLFALGLPISEAWGMSETTGVTTLNTASKPRLGTVGTPLPGTEVRVADDGELLVRNAALMKGYRGDPARTSETIDCDGWIHTGDVGSIDADGYVTIVDRKKELIINASGKNMSPANIENVLQIACPLVAAAIAIGDRRPHVSALFTLDPDAAQAFAAQRGLADTSLAALAASPQIKAAVQQGVDAANARLSRVEYIRSWTILPHTWEPGGDELTPTLKLRRRSITTKYAAEIERLHTAGD from the coding sequence ATGGAGAACACAACGATGTGCGCTCTGATGCAGCAGACCATCTCCGAGCACGGGGACGCGGTGGCGCTGCGGGACGCCGACAGCAAGTCGGTGCTGACATGGCGCGAGTACGGGCAACGCGTCGAGAGAGTGGCGCGCGGACAGCCGCCGAGGGCTCGTCCGCCGACGCAGACGGCCACGGCGTCGGCCAGGTTGCCCAGGGTCCTGGGCGACTCCACCGGCGGCCGTGTCCTCACCTATCTGCCGGATGCTCACGTCGTCAACCGGTTCAGTGCCCACTACGCGCCCATGGCGCTCCAGTCCACCACAGTCACCCTCAACGAGCCCACGCGACTTCTGGAGATCTTGCAACAGGTGCGCCCGACCGAATTCGTCGGCGTACCGATGCTGTGGTACCGCATCATCGGGTCGATCCAGGCCGGCCTGGATCAGCAGTCGGGGCTCAAGGGCTCACTCGCCCGTTGGGCCCTGCGTACCGGCAGGGCCCGGGCGCAGGCCACTTTGGTGGGGCGCGGGCGCCCGCCCCGGTCCCGGCTCCCTGAACTGGTCGCGGACCGCCTTCTGCTCGCCAGGATTCGCAGGCAGATCGGCCTGGACCAAGCCGGCAGCGTCATCACCGGTTCCGCACCACTTGATCAGGACGCGATGGTCTTCCTGTTCGCGCTGGGCCTGCCGATCAGCGAGGCCTGGGGCATGTCCGAAACCACCGGTGTCACCACCCTCAACACCGCGTCGAAGCCGCGCCTCGGCACCGTCGGAACCCCCCTGCCCGGCACGGAGGTCCGGGTGGCCGACGACGGTGAGCTCCTGGTCCGCAACGCCGCGCTCATGAAGGGATACCGCGGCGACCCCGCCAGGACGTCCGAGACCATCGACTGCGACGGCTGGATCCACACCGGGGACGTCGGCAGCATCGACGCCGACGGCTACGTGACCATCGTCGACCGCAAGAAGGAGCTGATCATCAACGCGTCGGGCAAGAATATGTCGCCCGCCAACATCGAGAACGTGCTGCAGATCGCCTGCCCCCTCGTCGCGGCCGCCATCGCGATCGGTGACCGCCGTCCCCATGTCAGCGCGCTGTTCACCCTCGACCCGGACGCCGCTCAGGCCTTCGCCGCCCAGCGCGGCTTGGCCGATACGTCACTTGCCGCACTGGCCGCCTCCCCGCAGATAAAGGCCGCCGTACAGCAGGGCGTTGACGCCGCCAACGCGCGGCTCTCCCGTGTTGAGTACATCCGCTCATGGACCATCCTGCCCCACACCTGGGAACCGGGGGGCGACGA
- a CDS encoding DUF3500 domain-containing protein, translating into MSSAAAAWSRSLTPEQVAVAPCGSPLTPGAEAERLKWFYAPTDHGGLAIRNQTPHQESLAMQLVASGLSKAGFATVMGLENVLDHVEGWQVHWGRRQPVKQ; encoded by the coding sequence ATGTCCAGTGCGGCAGCGGCATGGTCGCGCTCCCTGACGCCGGAGCAGGTGGCCGTCGCCCCGTGCGGCTCCCCACTGACGCCGGGAGCGGAGGCTGAACGACTGAAGTGGTTCTACGCGCCAACCGATCACGGTGGGCTGGCCATCCGGAATCAAACGCCCCACCAGGAGAGCCTCGCCATGCAACTGGTGGCCTCCGGACTGTCCAAGGCTGGATTCGCCACGGTGATGGGCCTGGAGAACGTTCTCGACCATGTCGAAGGCTGGCAGGTCCACTGGGGCCGGCGCCAGCCTGTCAAGCAGTAA
- a CDS encoding LysR family transcriptional regulator, whose translation MELRHLKYFLAVVETRNFTQAAANCYVAQSALSQQIARLETTVGAALFSRTSRSVRLTAAGELLEPLARRILADVDNAQAAVDALAGLRVGRLRLGLVQTLAGSIDMVELMAEYHVRHPGIDFHVANAPSSEMTAAVLSGRLDVAVVGLGSHEVPDGLDHRLLGSDPLMVIVPHDHPLADRDVIDLADLPRNHQLIQFAQGTGLRHQVEAAFARAGVEPGRHFEVGQVYDMVRLAARGVGVTVVPRWSVFAAGSPLGPHPHGVLPDGARALRLRDAAAVHDVSVVYDSKRLAPAAAAFLDVVERHARLIGRTDR comes from the coding sequence ATGGAACTGCGCCATCTGAAGTACTTCCTCGCTGTCGTCGAGACGCGTAACTTCACGCAGGCCGCAGCGAATTGCTACGTCGCGCAATCCGCGCTCAGTCAGCAGATCGCCCGCCTGGAGACGACCGTCGGCGCCGCGCTGTTCAGCCGTACGAGCCGGTCGGTGCGACTGACGGCCGCCGGTGAACTGCTCGAACCGCTGGCCCGGCGCATCCTGGCTGACGTCGACAACGCGCAGGCCGCGGTCGACGCGCTGGCGGGCCTGCGCGTCGGGCGGCTGCGGCTGGGCCTGGTCCAGACGCTCGCCGGTTCGATCGACATGGTCGAGTTGATGGCCGAGTATCACGTCCGCCATCCCGGTATCGACTTCCACGTCGCCAACGCTCCCAGCTCGGAGATGACCGCCGCCGTCCTGTCCGGCCGCCTGGACGTCGCCGTGGTCGGCCTCGGCTCGCACGAGGTGCCGGACGGCCTCGATCACCGGCTGCTGGGCAGCGACCCGCTCATGGTGATCGTCCCGCACGATCACCCGCTGGCGGACCGGGACGTGATCGACCTCGCCGACCTGCCGCGGAATCATCAGCTCATCCAGTTCGCGCAGGGCACCGGACTGCGCCACCAGGTCGAGGCCGCATTCGCGCGAGCCGGCGTGGAACCGGGCCGGCACTTCGAGGTCGGCCAGGTGTACGACATGGTCCGGCTGGCCGCACGCGGTGTCGGCGTCACCGTCGTACCGCGCTGGTCCGTCTTCGCGGCCGGATCCCCCCTCGGCCCACACCCCCACGGTGTTCTGCCCGACGGCGCCCGGGCACTCCGCCTGAGAGATGCGGCAGCGGTGCACGACGTCTCCGTGGTCTACGACAGCAAACGGCTGGCTCCTGCCGCCGCCGCTTTCCTCGACGTCGTGGAGCGGCACGCAAGATTGATCGGCAGAACAGATCGCTGA
- a CDS encoding FAD-dependent monooxygenase, translated as MSTSPDHVLIAGAGVGGLTTAVALQRRGIPWTIIEAAPRPTAINTSILLQNNTVQVLSELNIGRQVAAKGQRVAHTSIMSVTGKVLTEVRAEDVEGTVGSPALGIHRADLHEVLVSELRDGCLLTGDPVIGFEMSAGGVAVYLRSGERLQGRGLVAADGIGSLVRARLHGDRPAVHAGTTCLRGVTEVSADLPDEVLEWWGYRLQFGIIPLSDGRSSWFALIPTPTRPVPDPADRLTFYQRLYREFPAQVRDLLAATAPENTIEVELRHGPWRGGSGAVTLLGDAAHPMLPNLGQGAGQAIEDAAVLARRLDTTASVADAFRNYEQERRARVRWIQRQAIRMNHLASVPRGPLSTARDAVLRGLPARVERTSVMRMFDGAHT; from the coding sequence TTGTCGACATCACCTGATCATGTACTGATCGCAGGAGCGGGTGTCGGTGGGCTGACCACCGCAGTGGCCCTCCAGCGGCGTGGGATCCCGTGGACGATCATCGAGGCGGCACCGCGGCCGACGGCGATCAACACGAGCATCCTCCTGCAGAACAACACCGTGCAGGTGCTCAGCGAGCTGAACATCGGCCGTCAGGTGGCAGCGAAGGGGCAGCGAGTCGCACACACCTCGATCATGTCGGTCACCGGCAAGGTCCTCACCGAGGTGCGCGCCGAGGACGTAGAAGGGACCGTCGGCTCTCCCGCACTCGGGATCCATCGCGCTGACCTGCACGAGGTTCTCGTCTCCGAGCTTCGCGACGGATGCCTGCTCACGGGTGATCCTGTGATCGGATTCGAGATGAGCGCCGGTGGAGTAGCGGTGTACCTGCGCTCGGGGGAGCGTCTGCAGGGGCGCGGTCTGGTGGCCGCGGACGGCATCGGCTCCCTGGTCCGAGCACGCCTGCACGGCGATCGACCGGCCGTCCACGCGGGGACGACCTGCCTACGGGGGGTCACCGAGGTGTCGGCGGACCTTCCCGACGAGGTACTTGAATGGTGGGGATACCGGCTGCAGTTCGGGATCATCCCGCTGTCTGACGGACGCAGCTCCTGGTTCGCGCTGATACCGACGCCGACCCGCCCCGTGCCGGATCCGGCGGACCGTCTCACGTTCTATCAACGGCTCTACCGCGAATTCCCCGCCCAGGTGCGGGACTTGCTGGCCGCCACCGCGCCCGAGAACACCATCGAGGTCGAGCTGCGACACGGGCCGTGGCGCGGCGGATCCGGCGCCGTGACGCTGCTTGGGGACGCCGCACATCCGATGCTGCCCAATCTCGGGCAGGGAGCCGGTCAGGCCATCGAGGACGCCGCGGTGCTGGCGCGCCGCCTGGACACCACTGCCTCAGTGGCCGACGCCTTCAGGAACTACGAACAGGAACGCCGCGCGCGGGTCCGCTGGATCCAGCGTCAGGCGATTCGTATGAACCATCTCGCTTCCGTGCCCCGAGGGCCGCTCAGCACCGCACGGGACGCCGTGCTGCGTGGGCTGCCTGCCCGAGTCGAGCGCACCTCCGTGATGCGCATGTTCGACGGAGCCCACACATGA
- a CDS encoding alpha/beta fold hydrolase, whose translation MPQIYRARGENLPLNPDTRSRLRGSFIELSDGTTHYELTGPDDGELVFLLGGLTVPLFYWDGVVDHLHRRGLRTLTYSAYGRGYSDRVAGPYDRDLFVRQAHDLVKALDVPQSWHTAGSSMGALTALGLLRHTHEQTKSLTLLGPAGFTEGDAPPVRLATTPTIGSFLGKRLGQLLLRAHLSHNVRTPAQVRALTDMVCDTYRCEGSMYALLATLRDYDFHRQQDLYRLAGRLGTPTLLLWGEEDKVTPVSKLPEVKALLNPQVCQVVAGCGHMVPFEYPEKTAVEMADFFAGF comes from the coding sequence ATGCCCCAGATCTACCGAGCCAGGGGCGAGAACCTCCCCCTGAACCCGGACACCCGCAGCCGCCTGCGGGGAAGCTTCATCGAGCTGTCCGACGGCACCACGCACTACGAACTCACCGGACCCGACGACGGTGAACTGGTCTTCCTCCTCGGGGGTCTCACCGTCCCGCTGTTCTACTGGGACGGCGTCGTGGACCATCTGCACCGCCGAGGTCTGCGCACCCTCACTTACAGCGCCTACGGCCGCGGCTATTCGGACCGCGTCGCGGGGCCGTACGACCGTGATCTATTCGTGCGCCAGGCACACGACCTGGTGAAGGCTCTCGACGTCCCGCAGTCCTGGCACACCGCGGGCTCCTCCATGGGGGCACTCACCGCCCTGGGCCTGCTGCGGCACACTCACGAACAGACGAAGTCACTGACCCTGCTCGGCCCGGCGGGATTCACCGAGGGCGACGCCCCGCCCGTACGGCTGGCCACCACGCCCACCATCGGCTCGTTCCTCGGCAAACGCCTGGGTCAACTCCTGCTGCGCGCGCACCTGTCGCACAACGTCCGCACCCCCGCACAGGTTCGGGCGCTCACCGACATGGTGTGTGACACGTACCGCTGCGAGGGCTCGATGTACGCCCTCCTCGCCACACTGCGCGATTACGACTTTCACCGTCAGCAGGACCTCTACCGGCTGGCGGGGCGCCTCGGCACGCCCACGCTGCTCCTTTGGGGCGAGGAGGACAAGGTCACCCCGGTCAGCAAACTTCCCGAGGTCAAAGCTCTGTTGAACCCACAGGTCTGCCAAGTCGTCGCCGGATGCGGGCACATGGTGCCTTTCGAGTACCCGGAGAAGACAGCGGTAGAAATGGCGGACTTCTTCGCCGGATTCTGA
- a CDS encoding zinc-binding dehydrogenase produces MGDEFTENAEADPPRMLRPGTGHSVLRSQRHADALDGELQGCGSPIGLLAVQVARELGAQVVALIGTRDSRLVIGRKFGADLTVNSREEDAVVAVRGATAGQGADIVLECSGAPSAVNDALHMAKRSGKVVLVGFFDRPVLADLNPAVMNGISIETVRGEGTGSVARAVSPAGRGRLRASELVTHHFALDDVIEAFDTYAERRGDAIKVTLDVSEDTEESRVG; encoded by the coding sequence ATGGGCGACGAGTTCACGGAAAACGCCGAAGCCGATCCTCCGCGCATGCTTCGACCAGGCACTGGGCACAGCGTTCTCCGGAGCCAGCGCCATGCCGATGCCCTCGATGGCGAACTGCAGGGCTGCGGATCTCCCATCGGGCTCCTCGCGGTGCAAGTCGCCCGCGAGCTCGGGGCCCAGGTGGTCGCTCTGATCGGGACGCGGGATTCCCGACTGGTGATCGGCAGGAAATTCGGGGCCGACCTGACCGTCAACTCCCGTGAGGAAGACGCCGTCGTGGCGGTCCGCGGCGCAACCGCGGGACAGGGCGCCGACATCGTCCTGGAGTGCTCGGGAGCCCCGAGCGCGGTCAACGACGCTCTGCACATGGCCAAGCGTTCCGGGAAGGTCGTGCTCGTCGGGTTCTTCGACCGGCCGGTCCTGGCTGACCTCAACCCCGCGGTGATGAACGGCATCTCCATCGAGACAGTCCGGGGCGAGGGGACGGGCTCAGTGGCCAGAGCGGTTTCGCCGGCGGGCCGCGGACGGCTCCGCGCCTCCGAACTGGTGACACACCATTTCGCCCTCGATGACGTCATAGAAGCCTTTGACACATACGCGGAGCGGAGAGGCGACGCCATCAAGGTGACGCTGGACGTGTCCGAGGACACGGAGGAGTCCCGTGTCGGCTGA
- a CDS encoding zinc-binding dehydrogenase codes for MTSSTTPTIPSRMRAARADRFGAAQDVFEVVDDVPTPTPGEGEVLVRQRATSVNPIDCRRRSGYGRQLMKLRGLTGFPLVLGNDISGDIVAVGLGVTSLKPGDAVFGAKRPSPQGTYSEYCVVQADDVVAKPEELSYREAAALPYAFLSAWAALRDAGFRPETATGKRVFLQGGSGGTGVVTLQVCKALGAHVATTAGPAGVELCESLGADQVINYRTQDFADDLRGFDFAICLADDADERKMLSILRRGPGAGYGTLVHPLMRLVDDKGLLLGGVQAAATLIGRRLREALHRRRYGWSLFGPDRAALELLARLAAEGKVRAVIDQTYPLTDIAAAQEYVERGRAKGKVVVDIT; via the coding sequence ATGACCTCCAGCACCACACCCACGATTCCGAGTCGCATGCGGGCCGCCCGCGCCGACCGGTTCGGCGCAGCTCAGGACGTCTTCGAGGTGGTCGACGACGTGCCGACCCCCACGCCGGGCGAGGGTGAAGTCCTTGTGCGGCAACGGGCCACCTCGGTCAATCCGATCGACTGCCGCAGACGGAGCGGATACGGCCGGCAGCTGATGAAGCTGCGGGGGCTCACCGGGTTTCCCCTCGTCCTGGGCAACGACATCTCCGGGGACATCGTGGCTGTCGGCCTCGGTGTCACCTCTCTGAAGCCCGGGGACGCCGTATTCGGCGCCAAAAGGCCCTCGCCGCAGGGGACGTACTCCGAATACTGCGTCGTCCAGGCCGACGATGTCGTGGCCAAGCCCGAAGAGCTGTCCTACCGCGAAGCCGCCGCGCTGCCTTACGCGTTCCTGTCGGCCTGGGCCGCGTTGAGAGATGCCGGGTTCCGGCCAGAGACCGCTACCGGAAAGCGGGTGTTCCTGCAGGGCGGCTCGGGCGGCACGGGCGTGGTCACCCTGCAGGTCTGCAAGGCGCTGGGCGCCCATGTGGCCACCACGGCCGGGCCCGCGGGCGTTGAACTGTGCGAGAGTCTCGGCGCAGATCAGGTGATCAACTACCGGACACAGGACTTCGCAGACGATCTGCGCGGCTTCGACTTCGCAATCTGCCTGGCCGACGACGCCGACGAGCGGAAGATGCTCTCCATCCTGCGCCGCGGACCAGGCGCCGGCTACGGCACGCTCGTACACCCCCTGATGCGCCTTGTCGATGACAAGGGCCTGCTTCTCGGTGGGGTTCAGGCCGCCGCAACCCTCATCGGCCGACGCCTCCGTGAAGCTCTGCACCGTCGACGTTACGGCTGGAGCCTGTTCGGCCCCGACCGCGCGGCACTGGAACTGCTGGCCCGCCTGGCCGCCGAGGGCAAGGTGCGCGCCGTCATCGACCAGACGTATCCACTGACTGACATCGCCGCGGCTCAGGAGTACGTCGAACGCGGACGTGCAAAGGGGAAAGTCGTTGTCGACATCACCTGA
- a CDS encoding alpha/beta fold hydrolase yields the protein MTPPHVTPSETYSDAFVDEESRFTWVNGVRVHFKREGNGSPLLLLHGSGSSLQAFDPIADDLRTACEVIRLDLPAFGLTGPRPDRDYRIEAYVSFVAEFLSGLGLDKLNVAGSSLGGNIAWNLAVEHPERVQKLILMNATGYPEKSLPTALKMARNPLLRPLLRRWAPSGAAEQNLRSSVGPRMHVDQALIDRVTAMMNRPGNRSAFIDFANTGQADRSGRIAEIVAPTLVLRGDLIDGQHFHRDIPGSHEVVLTGIGHLMPEEARAEVSEAIRSHLGLPSSTTQE from the coding sequence ATGACGCCTCCACACGTGACACCTTCCGAGACGTACAGCGACGCCTTTGTCGACGAGGAATCCCGTTTCACCTGGGTGAACGGAGTGCGGGTGCACTTCAAACGGGAAGGCAACGGTTCCCCGCTGCTCCTGCTGCACGGCAGTGGTTCCTCACTGCAGGCCTTCGACCCCATCGCCGACGACCTCAGGACCGCCTGCGAGGTCATCAGGCTCGACCTGCCGGCCTTCGGCCTCACCGGCCCCCGCCCCGACCGGGATTACCGCATCGAGGCCTACGTGTCCTTCGTGGCGGAATTCCTCTCCGGCCTGGGCCTCGACAAGCTGAACGTGGCCGGCAGTTCGCTGGGCGGAAACATCGCCTGGAACCTGGCGGTCGAGCACCCGGAGCGGGTGCAGAAGCTGATCCTGATGAACGCCACCGGATATCCCGAGAAGTCCTTGCCGACGGCACTGAAGATGGCCCGCAACCCCCTGCTGCGCCCACTCCTTCGCCGGTGGGCACCGAGCGGCGCGGCCGAGCAGAACCTGCGTTCCTCCGTCGGCCCGCGCATGCACGTGGACCAGGCCCTGATCGACAGGGTCACCGCGATGATGAACCGGCCGGGCAACCGGTCCGCCTTCATCGATTTCGCCAACACCGGCCAGGCCGACCGCTCCGGCCGGATCGCTGAGATCGTCGCCCCGACGCTGGTCCTGCGCGGCGACCTGATCGACGGCCAGCACTTCCACCGGGACATCCCCGGCAGCCACGAAGTCGTCCTCACGGGCATCGGGCACCTCATGCCCGAAGAAGCCCGCGCGGAAGTCAGCGAAGCCATCCGCTCGCATCTGGGGCTTCCCTCCTCGACCACCCAGGAATGA